The Porites lutea chromosome 4, jaPorLute2.1, whole genome shotgun sequence genome contains a region encoding:
- the LOC140934123 gene encoding DELTA-thalatoxin-Avl2a-like: protein MFQTIFAASSTSYSQRNFEVRSCVKLAGPTNVAKVGVDICANVTKSEIANVTKMNTEDKLVIRGGSKKTRNALRTKRTEKLMEEFLNEANETEASVGHTFRSLWDILQSRFQTGSDNYIRAVNLQYYYLGYLNYGCRFKESGDVSLQKFDYTRGSSKQSPEFECTLAAAGCRSDDDCHVKLGWCSCKGKSCIQYKLENQGTAEKKTNAYVNTDEDLEWHGCDWKVPGLSCSCYNDNVGSRKEVWRMPSRDDVHKSGAQRKVATPLQSKKQTKRKPG, encoded by the coding sequence ATGTTCCAGACCATATTCGCAGCGAGTTCTACTTCGTACAGTCAGAGGAATTTCGAAGTGAGAAGTTGTGTCAAACTGGCCGGTCCCACGAACGTTGCAAAGGTCGGCGTCGACATATGTGCAAATGTCACCAAGAGCGAAATAGCAAATGTGACCAAGATGAACACTGAAGATAAACTCGTCATTAGAGGAGGGTCCAAGAAAACTCGAAACGCTCTGAGAACAAAGCGGACAGAAAAACTGATGGAGGAATTTTTGAACGAAGCCAACGAAACCGAAGCGTCTGTTGGGCATACCTTTAGGTCTCTGTGGGACATTCTGCAAAGTCGTTTCCAGACCGGTTCAGACAACTATATCAGAGCAGTAAACTTACAGTACTACTACCTCGGCTACCTGAATTACGGCTGTCGTTTCAAAGAAAGTGGAGACGTTTCGTTACAGAAATTTGACTACACCAGAGGCTCCTCGAAGCAGTCTCCAGAGTTCGAGTGCACCCTGGCTGCAGCGGGCTGTCGCAGCGACGACGACTGTCATGTTAAGCTTGGTTGGTGTTCCTGCAAAGGAAAGTCTTGTATTCAATACAAACTCGAGAACCAAGGCACTGCAGAAAAGAAAACCAATGCATACGTAAATACTGATGAAGACTTGGAGTGGCATGGCTGTGACTGGAAAGTTCCTGGGTTATCCTGCAGCTGTTATAACGACAATGTCGGGTCGAGGAAAGAGGTTTGGAGGATGCCCAGCAGAGATGATGTTCATAAAAGCGGTGCTCAGCGGAAGGTTGCCACTCCACTACAAAGCAAGAAGCAGACGAAACGAAAACCAGGATGA